The following coding sequences lie in one Armatimonadota bacterium genomic window:
- a CDS encoding alpha-2-macroglobulin family protein, with protein sequence MNRGSQFSLCMVPIGLALLAASAYRPVVQAARTDGLTLDLRGAPIEDSLGVVLGNREIAYNTDALRRARPVTITLKDVAPKEAVAAISRAARVPITLTDKEVVVGPEDRSIPPAPQLDTRLYGQTQFLPNSVAALRVVALRHEDSAPVNGASVLVTLTRNAEPGPKGSPGFATTVYQGKTDASGTAGASFRMPNLPAGSYGLSVTTVALGERDRVTQGITIAPSAQVLLTTDKPVYQPGQVIHIRALALSSPDRSAVAGADGVIDVRDGKGNMVFKHRDRSSAYGIFSADFQLANELNMGGFKVTATIAGVSQEKTVTVDRYVLPKYKVGFKPDKTWYRPGDTLTGAISAQYFFGKPVAGTVKVALSTFDAGFNQFAEVNGTLDNSGHFRVEQKLPEFFAGQPLEQGNAFVKAEITVTDTADHDEKATSNVPVAAQAIKVTIVPESPTPVPNVENRAYIVTSAPDGSPVKTQYHLSLGGGFSTSTIDGETDDSGVALVRYSVPSTAQGLQVTVRDANGATGAATAALNAPDAEAILLHADGALNRVGETLHLTAISPQGKSPVYFDIMRNRQTVLTKTAELEAGRAEVSVSLGPDLSGTLEIHAYRIGHDGNIRRDTRVVYVDPANDLRIAATPDKETYLPGEPAKVRFAVTGPDGRPRPSALGVSIVDESVFALQEMQPGMEKVYFLLEKEILEPRYEIHGMSPSEIVRPVPTGAVGAVRQRAAGALFASLPRRDDAVAMLADSYPAKLAAARERGFNLVADDAEAIRQAMNAYEKAHKAYPTLSGDALMVLVLDGRLARPKTIDPWKHDYTISAVSQSYKDGFTLHSFGPDGKAHTEDDIDIYVWLSQSVKDTMFRDRDQMAWAARGGGFGGRGFGGVRRGMVVDGAVAFDRPAAAPMPMLLGLEKNRLVPEGIKTAFAYQEDNSAVTAAPARVREYFPETLLFQPSLITDNNGRASLDVPMADSITTWRLTAMASTRNGAMGSVTAPMRVFQDFFVDINFPVQLTQGDEVSVPVSVYNYLPRAQKVTLTADKEGWFQLMDDAAKTVSLGPNEVKGVKYRVKVTGLGFQKLTIRAQGTSRSDAVRREVEVIPNGKRVEQAFNGRLTETVHQTVRIPEGSVAGASNILVKVYPGVFSTVVEGMDNIFRMPFGCFEQTSSTTYPNVLVLDYMKRTNKITPEIRMKAEQYINLGYQRLLSFEVQGGGFSWFGTPPANKVLTAFGLQEFADMSGVWDVDKNVLSRTQVWEASQQNPDGSWAPDANYIDEGLGPMWKSNLLATAYVTWGLAESNRIVDGAPGTAGKGVNYLKTHQSEALDAYALAILANAMLTAAPNDPAGTTITDRLVKERTDDPNGMTYWKTGQATVTFAGGDSANIETTALAALACIKSGRYPDVVGRALNWLISKRDPSGTWGSTQATILTLRALLAGQGAQVHKGSATIKVLVNGSEAGTVKVTDDNADVMQQVDCREYVRAGDNDVELQVSGEGQMMYGISAWHYTPWGGQGAEKGPLDIEVKYDRTQLAVNETLKADVKITFTPPVMLAGELVGMGIRNLPPAKYANMVVVDLGVPPGFVVDQNDLIGLVEAKTITRFELTGRQIILYFDRIEANKPVTFSVHMAAQYPLRAQTPQSVVYQYYNPGIRATASPVGLQVTDK encoded by the coding sequence ATGAACCGCGGGTCTCAATTCAGCCTCTGTATGGTGCCAATCGGCCTCGCCCTGCTGGCGGCTTCCGCCTACCGCCCGGTCGTACAGGCGGCGCGAACCGATGGACTGACGCTCGACTTGCGCGGCGCACCCATCGAGGATTCCCTGGGAGTCGTGCTGGGCAACCGTGAGATCGCCTACAACACCGACGCGCTGCGGCGCGCCCGGCCGGTGACCATCACCCTGAAAGACGTGGCGCCGAAGGAAGCGGTTGCGGCGATTTCGCGCGCGGCGCGGGTTCCGATCACGCTGACAGACAAGGAAGTCGTCGTGGGACCGGAGGACCGCAGTATTCCGCCCGCGCCGCAACTGGATACCCGCCTCTACGGCCAGACCCAGTTCCTCCCGAACAGCGTCGCCGCATTGCGTGTCGTGGCGTTGCGCCATGAGGATTCGGCCCCGGTGAACGGCGCATCCGTTCTGGTCACGCTCACCCGCAACGCCGAACCAGGCCCGAAGGGCTCGCCGGGCTTCGCCACCACGGTGTACCAGGGCAAGACGGACGCGTCCGGGACCGCCGGAGCCTCGTTCCGGATGCCTAACCTGCCGGCCGGCAGCTACGGCCTCAGCGTAACCACAGTCGCTCTCGGCGAGCGCGATCGCGTGACGCAGGGCATCACCATCGCGCCGTCGGCGCAGGTACTCCTCACTACGGATAAGCCCGTTTACCAGCCCGGACAGGTCATCCACATCCGGGCCCTCGCCCTGAGCTCGCCGGATCGTTCCGCCGTGGCCGGCGCGGATGGCGTTATCGACGTCCGCGACGGCAAAGGCAACATGGTCTTCAAGCACCGCGATCGCTCTTCGGCCTACGGCATCTTTTCCGCCGATTTCCAGTTGGCGAACGAACTGAACATGGGCGGCTTCAAGGTGACCGCGACGATCGCCGGAGTGAGCCAGGAGAAGACCGTCACCGTAGACCGGTACGTTCTTCCCAAGTATAAGGTGGGGTTCAAACCGGACAAGACCTGGTATCGGCCGGGCGACACGTTGACGGGCGCCATTTCCGCCCAGTACTTTTTCGGCAAGCCGGTAGCCGGCACAGTTAAGGTAGCGCTTTCGACATTCGACGCCGGTTTCAATCAGTTCGCAGAGGTCAACGGTACGCTGGACAACAGCGGCCACTTCCGCGTGGAGCAAAAGCTGCCGGAATTCTTCGCCGGTCAGCCGCTCGAACAGGGCAACGCATTCGTGAAGGCGGAGATCACCGTTACGGACACCGCGGACCACGATGAGAAGGCGACCTCCAACGTACCGGTTGCGGCGCAAGCGATCAAGGTGACGATCGTACCGGAGTCCCCGACGCCGGTCCCCAACGTGGAGAACCGGGCGTACATTGTGACCTCCGCTCCCGACGGCTCGCCGGTGAAGACGCAGTACCACCTCTCACTCGGGGGAGGTTTCTCCACGAGCACGATTGACGGGGAAACCGACGATTCGGGCGTCGCGCTGGTTCGCTACTCCGTTCCCTCAACAGCCCAGGGGCTGCAGGTCACGGTGAGGGATGCCAATGGCGCTACCGGCGCGGCTACTGCGGCGCTCAACGCACCGGACGCTGAGGCGATCCTGCTGCACGCGGACGGCGCGCTGAACAGGGTAGGCGAAACGCTCCACCTGACCGCCATCAGCCCGCAGGGCAAATCCCCAGTGTATTTCGACATCATGCGTAACCGGCAGACCGTGTTGACCAAGACGGCCGAACTCGAGGCCGGGCGCGCGGAAGTGTCCGTCAGCCTCGGGCCCGATCTGTCCGGCACGCTCGAGATTCACGCTTATCGCATCGGACACGACGGCAATATCCGCCGCGACACCCGCGTGGTCTACGTCGATCCCGCGAATGATCTGCGCATTGCGGCAACACCGGATAAGGAAACCTATCTCCCCGGCGAGCCCGCGAAGGTCCGTTTCGCCGTGACGGGTCCCGACGGGCGTCCGCGCCCGTCTGCACTGGGAGTCAGTATCGTGGATGAGAGCGTCTTCGCCCTCCAGGAGATGCAGCCCGGGATGGAGAAGGTGTATTTCCTCCTGGAAAAGGAGATACTGGAACCCCGGTACGAAATCCACGGTATGTCGCCTTCCGAGATCGTCCGTCCGGTGCCGACGGGCGCCGTGGGCGCGGTCCGCCAGCGTGCCGCGGGCGCGTTGTTCGCGTCGTTGCCACGGCGCGACGATGCCGTCGCAATGCTCGCGGATTCATATCCCGCGAAGCTCGCCGCCGCTCGCGAACGCGGGTTCAACCTCGTCGCCGATGACGCCGAGGCGATCCGACAGGCAATGAATGCTTACGAGAAGGCGCACAAGGCCTACCCGACGCTGTCCGGCGACGCGCTGATGGTTCTCGTTCTGGACGGTCGCCTCGCCCGTCCAAAGACAATTGATCCGTGGAAACACGACTATACCATCTCGGCTGTCAGCCAGTCTTACAAAGACGGCTTCACCCTCCACTCGTTCGGCCCGGACGGCAAAGCCCACACAGAAGATGATATCGACATCTACGTTTGGCTCAGCCAGAGCGTGAAGGACACGATGTTCAGGGACCGCGATCAGATGGCTTGGGCCGCGAGAGGCGGGGGCTTCGGCGGCCGTGGTTTCGGCGGGGTGCGCCGAGGCATGGTAGTCGATGGCGCCGTCGCTTTCGACCGACCGGCAGCTGCCCCCATGCCGATGCTCCTGGGATTAGAAAAGAACAGGCTGGTACCGGAGGGCATCAAGACAGCGTTCGCGTATCAGGAAGACAACTCCGCCGTTACCGCCGCGCCGGCGCGAGTTCGCGAGTACTTCCCGGAAACCCTGCTGTTCCAGCCTTCGCTGATCACCGACAACAACGGCCGCGCATCGTTGGATGTGCCGATGGCGGACAGCATCACCACGTGGCGTCTTACGGCGATGGCCTCCACCCGAAACGGCGCCATGGGCTCCGTCACCGCGCCAATGCGCGTATTCCAGGACTTCTTTGTGGACATCAACTTCCCCGTTCAACTCACGCAGGGCGACGAAGTCTCCGTGCCCGTGTCGGTCTACAACTACCTGCCTCGCGCGCAGAAAGTCACCCTCACCGCCGATAAGGAGGGCTGGTTCCAGTTGATGGACGACGCCGCCAAGACTGTGAGCCTCGGGCCGAACGAGGTGAAGGGCGTCAAGTACCGCGTCAAGGTAACCGGCCTGGGGTTCCAGAAACTGACGATCCGCGCCCAGGGTACCTCCCGTTCGGACGCCGTCCGCCGCGAAGTCGAAGTCATTCCGAATGGCAAGCGGGTCGAGCAGGCGTTCAATGGTCGCCTCACCGAAACGGTCCACCAGACCGTCCGCATTCCGGAGGGCAGCGTCGCCGGCGCCAGCAACATCCTGGTGAAGGTCTACCCGGGAGTGTTCAGCACCGTCGTCGAGGGTATGGACAACATCTTCCGGATGCCGTTCGGCTGCTTCGAGCAGACCTCGTCAACCACGTATCCAAACGTGCTCGTTCTGGATTACATGAAGCGGACGAACAAGATAACACCCGAAATCCGGATGAAGGCCGAGCAGTACATCAACCTCGGCTACCAGCGCCTGCTTTCCTTTGAAGTTCAGGGCGGAGGGTTCAGCTGGTTTGGAACGCCGCCCGCAAACAAGGTCCTCACGGCATTCGGCCTGCAGGAATTCGCAGACATGTCCGGCGTGTGGGACGTCGATAAAAACGTCCTCTCGCGGACGCAGGTCTGGGAAGCGTCACAGCAGAACCCGGACGGCAGTTGGGCGCCGGACGCCAACTATATCGATGAAGGTCTCGGACCGATGTGGAAGAGCAACCTCCTCGCCACCGCTTACGTGACCTGGGGGCTGGCCGAGAGCAACCGCATCGTGGACGGCGCTCCCGGCACCGCCGGGAAGGGCGTCAACTACCTCAAGACTCACCAGAGCGAAGCGCTTGACGCCTATGCGCTGGCCATCCTGGCTAACGCAATGCTCACCGCCGCCCCCAACGACCCCGCCGGCACAACAATCACCGACCGCCTGGTTAAGGAACGCACCGATGACCCGAATGGCATGACCTACTGGAAAACCGGCCAGGCCACGGTTACTTTCGCGGGAGGCGACTCAGCCAACATCGAAACGACGGCCCTGGCGGCGTTGGCCTGCATCAAATCCGGCCGGTATCCCGACGTGGTCGGCCGCGCCCTGAACTGGCTCATCTCCAAACGTGACCCCAGCGGAACGTGGGGAAGCACTCAGGCCACCATCCTCACCCTCCGAGCGCTTCTCGCCGGGCAGGGCGCCCAGGTGCACAAGGGCTCCGCCACGATCAAGGTCCTCGTCAACGGATCCGAGGCCGGCACGGTCAAGGTAACCGATGACAATGCGGACGTGATGCAGCAGGTTGACTGCAGGGAGTACGTCCGCGCGGGTGACAATGACGTTGAACTCCAGGTTTCAGGCGAGGGACAGATGATGTACGGCATCTCCGCTTGGCACTACACGCCGTGGGGCGGCCAGGGAGCCGAAAAAGGCCCGCTAGACATCGAGGTCAAATACGACCGGACGCAACTGGCCGTCAATGAGACGCTGAAGGCCGACGTCAAAATCACGTTCACCCCGCCGGTGATGCTTGCCGGTGAACTGGTCGGAATGGGGATCCGCAACCTCCCGCCGGCGAAATACGCGAACATGGTCGTCGTCGATCTCGGCGTGCCGCCTGGATTCGTCGTCGATCAGAACGATCTGATCGGCCTCGTCGAGGCGAAGACGATCACGCGGTTCGAACTGACTGGACGCCAGATCATCCTGTACTTCGACCGCATCGAGGCGAACAAGCCGGTGACCTTCTCCGTTCACATGGCTGCGCAATACCCGCTGCGCGCTCAGACGCCGCAAAGCGTCGTGTACCAGTACTACAACCCCGGCATCCGGGCGACTGCCTCGCCGGTCGGCCTGCAAGTGACCGACAAGTAA